The following are from one region of the Camelus dromedarius isolate mCamDro1 chromosome 16, mCamDro1.pat, whole genome shotgun sequence genome:
- the NEUROD2 gene encoding neurogenic differentiation factor 2: MLTRLFSEPGLLSDVPKFASWGDGDDDEPRSDKGDAPPPPPPPPGPGAPGPARAAKPVPLRADEVPEAALAEVKEEGELGGEEEEEEEEEEGLDEAEGERPKKRGPKKRKMTKARLERSKLRRQKANARERNRMHDLNAALDNLRKVVPCYSKTQKLSKIETLRLAKNYIWALSEILRSGKRPDLVSYVQTLCKGLSQPTTNLVAGCLQLNSRNFLTEQGADGTGRFHGSGGPFAMHPYPYPCSRLAGAQCQAAGGLGGGAAHALRTHGYCAAYETLYAAAGGGGASPDYNSSEYEGPLSPPLCLNGNFSLKQDSSPDHEKSYHYSMHYSALPGSRPTGHGLVFGSSAVRGGVHSENLLSYDMHLHHDRGPMYEELNAFFHN; the protein is encoded by the coding sequence ATGCTGACCCGCCTGTTCAGCGAGCCCGGTCTCCTCTCGGACGTGCCCAAGTTCGCCAGCTGGGGCGACGGCGACGACGACGAGCCGAGGAGCGACAAGGGCGACGCGCCACCTCCACCTCCGCCTCCGCCAGGGCCGGGGGCTCCCGGGCCCGCCCGGGCCGCCAAGCCGGTCCCTCTCCGTGCAGACGAGGTGCCGGAGGCCGCGCTGGCCGAGGTCAAGGAGGAAGGCGAGCTGgggggcgaggaggaggaggaagaggaggaggaggaagggctggaCGAGGCAGAGGGCGAGCGGCCCAAGAAGCGCGGGCCCAAGAAACGCAAGATGACCAAGGCGCGCCTGGAGCGCTCCAAGCTGCGGCGGCAGAAGGCGAACGCGCGGGAGCGCAACCGCATGCACGACCTAAACGCGGCGCTGGACAACCTGCGGAAGGTGGTGCCCTGCTACTCCAAGACACAGAAGCTGTCCAAGATCGAGACGCTGCGCCTCGCCAAGAACTACATCTGGGCGCTCTCAGAGATCCTGCGCTCGGGCAAGCGGCCCGACCTGGTGTCCTACGTGCAGACGCTGTGCAAGGGCCTGTCGCAGCCCACCACCAACCTGGTGGCCGGCTGCCTGCAGCTCAACTCGCGCAACTTCCTCACGGAGCAGGGCGCCGACGGCACGGGCCGCTTCCACGGCTCGGGCGGCCCGTTTGCCATGCACCCCTACCCGTACCCGTGCTCGCGCCTGGCGGGCGCACAGTGCCAGGCGGCGGGCGGCCTGGGCGGCGGCGCAGCGCACGCCCTGCGGACCCACGGCTACTGCGCCGCCTACGAGACGCTGTAtgcggcggcgggcggcggcggcgcgagCCCGGACTACAACAGCTCCGAGTACGAGGGCCCGCTGAGCCCCCCGCTCTGTCTCAATGGCAACTTCTCGCTCAAGCAGGACTCGTCGCCCGACCACGAGAAGAGCTACCATTACTCTATGCACTACTCGGCGCTGCCCGGCTCGCGGCCCACGGGCCATGGGCTGGTCTTCGGCTCGTCGGCTGTGCGCGGGGGCGTCCACTCGGAGAATCTCTTGTCTTACGATATGCACCTTCACCACGACCGGGGCCCCATGTACGAGGAGCTCAATGCGTTTTTCCATAACTGA